A window from Deltaproteobacteria bacterium encodes these proteins:
- a CDS encoding chloride channel protein — MVLLAIVVGFAGGLGAVGFRYLIKVVQILAYGSTDDLLDAVLTVPWLVRIAAPAVGGLFVGLLVYFMAREAKGHGVPEVMEAVALKGGLLRKRLVLVKALASAICIGTGGSVGREGPIVQIGSAIGSSIGQVLKVSPDRMRALVGCGAAAGIAATFNAPIAGSMFALEIVLGDFGLATFSPIVISAVTATAVSRHYLGDFPAFVVPSYELVSAWEFPLYMSLGLVCALIAFVFIKVVYRIEDLFDGWAKPEYITAVVGGVILGATGFLFPQILGVGYGAIDLSLVQKISWWLMLLLIAVKIVATSVTLGSGGSGGIFAPSLFLGVMAGGIFGELVHGAFPTVTASPGAYSIVGMGAVVSATTHGPLTAILMLFEMTGDYKIILPLMITCIISSLAVQKFVRESIYTLKLVRRGVDIHEGREVNVLKSIRVGDVMNSSVETVSENMGLEPFSQMVSKSKYNSFPMIDEAGRLAGILSFNDYSSAIFNEDLNGLVIAGDIATRTVVTVTTNDNLYEALERITRKDFSIMPVVSPDDGLQLEGVLTRRDIIGAYDKAVIKKSLFNGTEKIRPR; from the coding sequence ATGGTGTTGTTGGCAATTGTTGTCGGATTTGCAGGCGGGTTAGGTGCTGTGGGGTTCCGTTACCTTATCAAGGTTGTTCAAATTCTGGCATACGGATCTACGGACGATCTCCTGGACGCCGTCCTGACCGTACCGTGGCTCGTGAGAATCGCCGCACCCGCCGTGGGGGGACTTTTCGTGGGGCTGCTGGTCTACTTTATGGCCCGCGAGGCCAAGGGGCACGGCGTTCCCGAAGTGATGGAGGCCGTGGCCCTGAAGGGAGGCCTTCTTCGCAAACGGCTGGTGCTGGTCAAGGCGCTGGCTAGCGCCATTTGTATCGGTACCGGCGGGTCGGTCGGCCGGGAGGGACCCATCGTCCAGATCGGCTCGGCCATCGGATCGAGCATCGGACAGGTCCTGAAAGTATCGCCCGACCGTATGCGGGCACTGGTGGGATGCGGCGCCGCGGCCGGGATCGCCGCCACCTTCAATGCCCCCATCGCCGGCTCCATGTTTGCGCTGGAGATTGTCCTGGGAGACTTCGGACTGGCCACCTTCAGCCCCATCGTGATTTCAGCGGTTACCGCCACGGCCGTTTCACGGCACTACCTGGGAGACTTTCCGGCCTTTGTCGTTCCAAGCTATGAGTTGGTCAGCGCGTGGGAATTTCCGCTTTACATGTCCCTGGGATTGGTCTGCGCTCTTATCGCCTTTGTTTTCATCAAAGTCGTATACCGGATTGAAGACCTGTTCGATGGCTGGGCCAAACCGGAATACATTACGGCCGTGGTGGGGGGGGTGATTTTAGGGGCGACCGGATTTCTTTTTCCGCAGATCCTCGGGGTGGGCTACGGGGCCATCGATCTCTCCCTGGTACAGAAAATCTCCTGGTGGCTCATGCTGTTACTGATCGCGGTCAAGATAGTGGCCACATCCGTCACTCTCGGTTCGGGGGGGTCGGGCGGGATTTTCGCCCCGTCTCTTTTCCTCGGGGTCATGGCGGGAGGCATTTTCGGAGAACTGGTGCATGGTGCGTTTCCGACGGTTACCGCATCGCCGGGGGCCTACAGCATCGTGGGCATGGGGGCGGTGGTCAGCGCCACGACCCACGGGCCCTTGACCGCCATCCTGATGCTGTTCGAAATGACCGGCGATTATAAAATCATTCTGCCGCTGATGATAACCTGTATTATCAGTTCGCTGGCCGTCCAGAAATTTGTCAGGGAATCCATATACACGCTTAAGCTGGTGCGCAGGGGCGTCGACATCCACGAAGGGCGGGAAGTGAACGTACTGAAGTCCATCAGAGTGGGGGACGTGATGAACAGCTCCGTGGAGACCGTGTCCGAAAACATGGGGCTGGAACCGTTTTCGCAAATGGTTTCCAAAAGTAAATACAACAGCTTTCCCATGATCGACGAAGCGGGCCGGTTGGCGGGGATTTTGTCCTTCAACGACTACAGCAGCGCTATTTTCAACGAAGATTTAAACGGTCTGGTCATTGCGGGGGACATCGCCACGAGAACGGTGGTCACCGTGACAACCAATGACAATCTGTATGAGGCGCTGGAGCGGATTACCCGAAAAGATTTTTCCATCATGCCGGTTGTTTCTCCGGACGACGGCTTGCAACTCGAAGGGGTGCTGACCCGCCGGGACATCATCGGCGCCTACGACAAGGCCGTCATTAAAAAGTCGCTGTTTAACGGGACTGAAAAGATCCGGCCCCGCTGA